Below is a window of Micromonospora chersina DNA.
CCCGGCCCCGGTGGGACCCGGCGACATCGTACCGCTGGTCTACGACCCGGAGCAGTTGCGCGCGGAGGAGGAGCGGGTGCTCGCCGAGGCCGTCGCCGGCTGGGCCGAGCGCTACCCCGAGGTCCGGGTACGGCGGAAGCTCGTCGCCGGCGCCCCGGCGCCGGTGCTGGTGGCGGAGTCCGCCGACGCGCAGCTGGTCGTGGTCGGCGCGCACGGCCGGGGCAGCCTGGGCGGGCTGCTGCTCGGCTCGGTCAGCCACGCGGTGCTGCACCACGCGCGCAGCCCGCTGGCCATCGTCCGGCACCGCCGGGGTCACGCCGCGAGCTGACCCCGCACCCGTCCGCGCCGGCCACTTCCCCCCTCGGCCGGCGCGGACGGCCGTCGGCGTTCGGACGCCACGGGCCGGGTCGTGGTCGACAATGGGCGGAACCGACCGGAAGGATGCCGATGAACCGACCTGTCGTGGTGGGTGTCGACGGATCGTCGACCAGCCTCACCGCCGCCGAACACGCCGCCCGGGCCGCCGTGGCGCGGTCCCGGCCGCTGCACCTGGTGCACGGCTACCTGCATCCCCTCGGCTACGGCGTGCCGCTCAACCCGTACGACCTCGGGGTGCCGGGGCCCACCGAGGAGTCGCGGAAGATGTTGGAGCAGGTGGCCGCCGACGTGGTGGGCCGGCATCCGACGCTGCGGGTGGAGGTGCGCCAGGTGGCCGGTGGCCCCGGCGCCACGCTTGTCGAGGAGTCCCGCCGGGCGGAGCTCGTGGTGGTGGGCAGCCGGGGGGTGGGCGGCTTCGCGGGGCTGCTGCTCGGCTCGGTCAGCAACCAGGTGGCGCAGCACGCCCACTGCCCGGTGCTGGTGGTCCGCCCGGCGGAGCAGCCGATCCCGGTGCGGGGCCCGGTGCTGGTCGGGGTGGACGGGTCCGAGGTGGCCGGGCACGCCGTCCGGCTCGCCGCCGACGAGGCGGTCCGCCGGGACGCCGACCTCGTGCTGGTGCACGTGCGCACGCCGGAGCGGGGTGCGGTGGCGCCCGACGCCGCGGCGGAGGCCACCGCCGCCGGGCAGGCCGAGTCCGCCGAGCTGCTGGCCGGGGCGGCCGCCCGGATCCGCGCGGACCATCCGGTGCTGAGCGTCGTCGAGCGGCCGGTGGTGGGCGCCTCCCCGGAGCAGGCGCTCATCGAGGCGAGCGGGGAGGCGGCGCTGGTGGTGGTCGGCTCCCGGGGCCGGGGCGGCTTCGCCGGGCTGCTGCTCGGCTCGGTCAGCCAGGCGCTGGTGCAGCACGCCCACTGCCCGGTGCTGGTGGCGCACCCGTACGAGCCGGCCGACGACTGAGTCGCCGGCCGGCTCGGGGGGGCGGTCGGGCTCAGGCCGGGTCGCGGCCCGCGAGCAGGTTCTCGAAGCTGGTGGTGAGGGCGAACGGGTCGGCCGGGCCGGTGGCCGCCGGGCGGCGGTCGACCTGCTCGGCCAGCTCCGTGCCGGCCCGCCGGATCCGGGCCCGCAACGCGCTGTCGTCGCCGTCGCCGGCCCAGTCCTCGGGCGCGGCGAAGACCGCCGTGGGCAACACCACGGCCCGCAGGTACGCGAACATCGGCCGGACCGCGTGCTCCAGGGCGAGCGAGTGCCGGGCGGTGCCGCCGGTGGCCCCGATGAGGACCGGCCGGTCGGCCAGCGCCTCCTTCTCGACCACGTCGAAGAACGACTTGAACAGCCCGCTGTACGAGGCGTTGAAGATCGGGGTGACCGCGATCAGCCCGTCCGCGCCGGCGACGGTGTCCAGCGCCTCGCGGAGGGCGGCCGGCGGGAAGCCGGTGAGCATGTGGTTCACCACGTCGTGGGCGTGCTCGCGCAGCTCGACCGTGCGGATCTCCACCTCGGCGCCGCGCCGGACCAGCTCGTCGCGGGCGGCCGCGGCGAGCTGGTCGGCGAGCAGCCGGGTCGACGACGGCTGGCCGAGGCCGGCGGAGACCACGGCCAGGGTACGGCGGGTCATCGGGCCTCCTCGGGCGCCTTACCGGTGACGTCGTCGACGGCGTGGACGGTGCTGTCCTTGGCGCCGCCCGCCGCGGCGAGCAGCGAGGCGTGCGTGGGCGCCTCGGGCACGTGCGCGGGGCGCAGCGAGTCGAACTCCTTGCGCAGCACCGGGACGACCTCCTCCCCCAGGATGTCGAGCTGCTCCAGGACGGTCTTCAGCGGCAGTCCGGCGTGGTCCATGAGGAAGAGCTGGCGCTGGTAGTCGCCGACGTACTCGCGGAAGCCCAGCGTCCGGTCGATGACCTGCTGCGGGCTGCCGACGGTCAGCGGGGTCTCCCGGGTGAACTCCTCCAGCGACGGCCCGTGCCCGTAGACCGGGGCGTTGTCGAAGTACGGCCGGAACTCGCGCACCGCGTCCTGCGAGTTCTTCCGCATGAACACCTGGCCGCCGAGGCCGACGATGGCCTGGTCGGCGGAGCCGTGGCCGTAGTGCGCGAAGCGCTGCCGGTAGAGCGCGACCATCCGCTGGGTGTGCTCCTTCGGCCAGAAGATGTGGTTGGCGAAGAAGCCGTCGCCGTAGTACGCGGCCTGCTCGGCGATCTCGGGGCTGCGGATCGAGCCGTGCCAGACGAACGGCGGCACGCCGTCGAGCGGGCGCGGGGTCGAGGTGAACGACTGCAGCGGGGTGCGGAACCGGCCCTTCCAGTCGACCACGTCCTCCCGCCACAGCCGGTGCAGCAGGTCGTAGTTCTCGATGGCGAGCGGGATGCCGTTGCGGATGTCCTGCCCGAACCAGGGGTAGACCGGGCCGGTGTTGCCGCGGCCCATCATGAGGTCCACCCGGCCGTCGGCCAGGTGCTGGAGCATCGCGTAGTCCTCGGCGATCTTCACCGGGTCGTTCGTGGTGATCAGCGTGGTCGCGGTCGACAGCAGCAGCCGCTCGGTGCGGGCGGCGATGTGGCCCAGCATGGTCGTGGGCGACGACGGCACGAACGGCGGGTTGTGGTGCTCGCCGGTGGCGAACACGTCCAGCCCGACCTCCTCGGCCTTGAGCGCGATGGCCACCATGGCCTTGATCCGCTCATGCTCGGACGGCAGCCGCCCGTTGGTCGGGTCGACCGTGACGTCGCCGACGGTGAAGACTCCGAACTGCATGACCAGCTCCTCGCGTGGGGCCCGGACCACTCCGGCCCGGGATCGCTCCGCACAACATATTTGACGAGTCAACTATTCCGGAGCGACCCCGTCCCCACGTGGCCCACCTCACGACGGCGCCGCCGCCCGAGCCTCGTCGCGGGGTCAGCCGCCGGCCACCGACGGGAGGATCTGGATCTCGGCATCGTCCGGGACCTGGGCGTCCAGGCCGCCGGCGTGGCGGCAGTCCTCGCCGTCGACGTAGACGTTGACGTAGCGGCGCAGCTCGCCCCGCTCGTCGCGGATCCGGCGGGCCAGTCGGGGCCAGGTGGCGGCCAGCTCGTCGAGGACCGCCCCCAGGGTGCCGGCGGCGGCCACGGTCAGGCGGCTCTCCCCGCCCGCCTCGGGCCGGAGCGGGCCGGGCAGCAGCACGGTGACCACTCAGACCTCCGCGGCCCGGACACAGAGCACGTCGGGCAGGTGCGCGGCGACCCGCGACCAGGAGTCGCCGTCGTCGGCGCTGGCGTAGACCTCGCCCGAGCGGGTGCCGAAGTAGACCCCGGCGGGGTCGTGGTCGTCGGCGCACATGGCGTCGCGCAGCACCGAGGGGTAGAACGGCCCCTCGGGCAGGCCGGCGGTCAGGGGCTCCCAGCTCTCCCCGGCGTCGGCGGAGCGGTAGACCCGGCAGCGCCGGTCGGTCGGGAACCGCTCGCCGTCGGCGGTCAGCGGGAAGGCGTAGACGGTGCCGGGGCGGGACGGGTGGGCGACGATCGGGAAGCCGAAGTCGCTGGGCAGGCCCGCGGCGATCGAGGTCCAGCTGAGCCCGTCGTCGTCGGAGCGGTAGACCCCGTGGTGGTTCTGCGCGTAGAGGCGCTCGGGGTCGCCGGCGTCCCGGGCGATCTTGTGGACGCACTGGCCGAACTCGGGCCACTCGTCGGGGAGGAAGTACGCCCGGATGCCGGTGTTGCCCGGCGCCCAGCTCGCCCCGGCGTCCTCGGTGCGGTAGACCCCGCCGGTGGACATCGCCACCGCCATCCGGCCCGGGTCGCGCGGGTGCGGCAGCACACTGTGGACGGCCTGCCCGCCGAAGCCGGCGGCCCACTGCTCGCGGTGGGGGTGGTCCCAGAGCGCCCGGACCAGGCTGAAGCTGCGCCCGCCGTCCTCGGAGCGGAACAGCGCGGACGGTTCGGTGCCCGCCCAGACCACGTCGGGCTGGTCCGGGCCGGCCGGGGTCAGCTGCCAGACCCGCCCCAGGCTGGCCCCGGTGTCGGCCGGGAACGCCACCGGCGCCTGCTCGGGCTCCTGCCACGAGCCGCCCAGGTCGTCGCTGGTGGCCACGCTGGGGCCGAAGTGCGAGCTGGTCATTCCGGCCAGCAGCCGGGGCCGGCCGGAACGCTTGTCGACGGCGACCGCGTACACCCCGGTCATGGGGAAGTGCGGGCCGCTCACCGTCCAGTCGCGCCGGTCGGTGCTGGTGGCCAGGAAGAGTCCCTTGCCGGTGCCGATCGCGAGCAGCGTCGTCATACCGGTCCTCCCTCGTCGACGGGTGCCGTGATTATCGCCACACCCACCGACAGGATTCCCACCCGGCGCGCCGAGCGCCGGTCAGTCAGCGTCGGGTCCGGGGCACGTGCCGGCGGTACGCGCTCACCGTCGGGTCGCCCGCGATCCAGAAGCGCCACGGCACGTCGTGGGCGCCGGTGACGCCGACCCGCGGCCCGGCGGTGACCGCCGCCTCCGGCACGGGCGCGAGCGGGGGCCGCAGGCGCACCGGACCGTCGCCGAGCAGGTAGGCGCCGTAGACGGTCCGGTCGATGCCGAGCGCCGCGCAGAGCCGGGCCGGCCCGCGTGCGAGATCGACATCTTTGCGTACGGCCGGCCGGCGCTCCCGGGCGACGTCGAGGCCGTCGACCACCTCGCCGGCACGCAGCAGCACCGCCGAGGCCTCGCCGTCCGGCCCGGTCACCACGTTCACGCACCAGTGCATGCCGTAGGTGAAGTAGACGTAGGCGTGGCCGGCCGGGCCGAACATCACGGCGTTGCGCGCGGTCCGCCCCCGGTGGGCGTGCGAGGCGGGGTCGCCGGCGGTGCCCGCGTACGCCTCGACCTCGGTGATCCGGACCGTGACCCCGTTGCCGCCGAGCCGGCAGCCGAGCAGCCCCCGGGCGGCGGGAACCACGGGGCCGGCGAGCAGGTCCGAGAGAGCGGAGAGGTCGGTGGCGGTCACCGGAGAACCCTAACCGGATCCTCGAAGGTGAGCACGAATTGCTTTCAACGGGGCGTTGACAAAATGTTGTTCAAGGGTGTGGGATGGACGACATGGTCACGCTGGACAACGACCCGTTCACCGCTCCGGATGCTGCCCAGGCGCGGGCCCACCGGAACTACGCGGCGCTGCTGCGGATCGCCGAGCGGCACGCCGGCACCGACGCCCGGCGCCGGCGCTACGCGCACCCCGACGTCCCGGACGCCTACGAGGCGGCGACGCTGGTGATGGCCCTCGCGGGCGGGGCGGAACTGGCGGAGGGCGAGGAGCCGGTCGACCAGGCCGATCTGATGGCCGCGCTGACCCTGATCCCGCACGTGCGCGCCGAGGTCGACGCGCTGGAGGCCGGCCTGCTCCAGGTGGCTCGCGGTCGGGGGCTGACCTGGCAGGCCATCGCCTTCGGGCTGGGGCTGGGCAGCGCCCAGGCGGCCCGGCAGCGCTACGAGCGGCTCACCGTGCGCACCGGCACCGGCGACTGACCACCGCCGGAGGAGTCACAGCGGCGGGCGAGACTGTCCCGGACGAGGCACGGGAGGACGCGATGACGCGCGAGGAGATGCTGGCCTACTGCCTGGCCAAGCCGGGCGCCTGGCTGGACCGGCCGTGGGAGGGCGACGAGGTGGTGAAGGTGGGCAGCCGGATCTTCGCCTTCCTGGGCGCCCCCGAGGGCGAGGGCCGGGTCGGGGTCAAGTGCGGCCCGTCCCGCGAGGTGGCCGACGAGTGGCTGCACCGGTTCCCCGACGACGCCCGCTCCTCCCCCTACATCGGCCGCTCCGGCTGGAACACGCTGCGGCTCGGGGGCGGCATCCCGGATGACGAGCTGATCGAGGCCGTCGACGGGTCGTACGACGCGGTGGTGGCGAAGCTGCCCAAGCGCGAGCGGCCGACGGTCTGACCCCGCGCGGCGGCCGGGGCCACCGCGCGGGGCGTCGGACTCAGCGGGGGACGACCCGCTCGGCGGTCCAGTCCCGCCAGCCGGCCAGCCGGTCCGCGGCGGCCGCGAGCTGATCGGCCACCGGCCCGGGGCCGGTCGAGCCGGGGGTGGTGCGGGCG
It encodes the following:
- a CDS encoding universal stress protein, yielding MPMNRPVVVGVDGSSTSLTAAEHAARAAVARSRPLHLVHGYLHPLGYGVPLNPYDLGVPGPTEESRKMLEQVAADVVGRHPTLRVEVRQVAGGPGATLVEESRRAELVVVGSRGVGGFAGLLLGSVSNQVAQHAHCPVLVVRPAEQPIPVRGPVLVGVDGSEVAGHAVRLAADEAVRRDADLVLVHVRTPERGAVAPDAAAEATAAGQAESAELLAGAAARIRADHPVLSVVERPVVGASPEQALIEASGEAALVVVGSRGRGGFAGLLLGSVSQALVQHAHCPVLVAHPYEPADD
- a CDS encoding FMN reductase — translated: MTRRTLAVVSAGLGQPSSTRLLADQLAAAARDELVRRGAEVEIRTVELREHAHDVVNHMLTGFPPAALREALDTVAGADGLIAVTPIFNASYSGLFKSFFDVVEKEALADRPVLIGATGGTARHSLALEHAVRPMFAYLRAVVLPTAVFAAPEDWAGDGDDSALRARIRRAGTELAEQVDRRPAATGPADPFALTTSFENLLAGRDPA
- a CDS encoding LLM class flavin-dependent oxidoreductase → MQFGVFTVGDVTVDPTNGRLPSEHERIKAMVAIALKAEEVGLDVFATGEHHNPPFVPSSPTTMLGHIAARTERLLLSTATTLITTNDPVKIAEDYAMLQHLADGRVDLMMGRGNTGPVYPWFGQDIRNGIPLAIENYDLLHRLWREDVVDWKGRFRTPLQSFTSTPRPLDGVPPFVWHGSIRSPEIAEQAAYYGDGFFANHIFWPKEHTQRMVALYRQRFAHYGHGSADQAIVGLGGQVFMRKNSQDAVREFRPYFDNAPVYGHGPSLEEFTRETPLTVGSPQQVIDRTLGFREYVGDYQRQLFLMDHAGLPLKTVLEQLDILGEEVVPVLRKEFDSLRPAHVPEAPTHASLLAAAGGAKDSTVHAVDDVTGKAPEEAR
- a CDS encoding ubiquitin-like small modifier protein 1; translated protein: MVTVLLPGPLRPEAGGESRLTVAAAGTLGAVLDELAATWPRLARRIRDERGELRRYVNVYVDGEDCRHAGGLDAQVPDDAEIQILPSVAGG
- a CDS encoding WD40/YVTN/BNR-like repeat-containing protein, translated to MTTLLAIGTGKGLFLATSTDRRDWTVSGPHFPMTGVYAVAVDKRSGRPRLLAGMTSSHFGPSVATSDDLGGSWQEPEQAPVAFPADTGASLGRVWQLTPAGPDQPDVVWAGTEPSALFRSEDGGRSFSLVRALWDHPHREQWAAGFGGQAVHSVLPHPRDPGRMAVAMSTGGVYRTEDAGASWAPGNTGIRAYFLPDEWPEFGQCVHKIARDAGDPERLYAQNHHGVYRSDDDGLSWTSIAAGLPSDFGFPIVAHPSRPGTVYAFPLTADGERFPTDRRCRVYRSADAGESWEPLTAGLPEGPFYPSVLRDAMCADDHDPAGVYFGTRSGEVYASADDGDSWSRVAAHLPDVLCVRAAEV
- a CDS encoding DNA-3-methyladenine glycosylase translates to MTATDLSALSDLLAGPVVPAARGLLGCRLGGNGVTVRITEVEAYAGTAGDPASHAHRGRTARNAVMFGPAGHAYVYFTYGMHWCVNVVTGPDGEASAVLLRAGEVVDGLDVARERRPAVRKDVDLARGPARLCAALGIDRTVYGAYLLGDGPVRLRPPLAPVPEAAVTAGPRVGVTGAHDVPWRFWIAGDPTVSAYRRHVPRTRR
- a CDS encoding DNA-binding protein; this translates as MDDMVTLDNDPFTAPDAAQARAHRNYAALLRIAERHAGTDARRRRYAHPDVPDAYEAATLVMALAGGAELAEGEEPVDQADLMAALTLIPHVRAEVDALEAGLLQVARGRGLTWQAIAFGLGLGSAQAARQRYERLTVRTGTGD
- a CDS encoding MmcQ/YjbR family DNA-binding protein, which produces MTREEMLAYCLAKPGAWLDRPWEGDEVVKVGSRIFAFLGAPEGEGRVGVKCGPSREVADEWLHRFPDDARSSPYIGRSGWNTLRLGGGIPDDELIEAVDGSYDAVVAKLPKRERPTV